In one window of Oryza sativa Japonica Group chromosome 9, ASM3414082v1 DNA:
- the LOC4347811 gene encoding F-box/kelch-repeat protein At5g42350: MPRALQRSGSNSLAALLRADPPPNAAIADQDDAKRPGRRRRRRRRSCLRLPLGVGAGGCRVCACDEMDPATAAPRRRAPEEKDDDEEEEEAVPPAALQCFSWKKGAAAARTSGVGDGDRVMVEEVEAAAASLSVLPDDLMEMVLGRLPLASLLAARCACRRWRDLTVAPQFMRMRRVEARPHRTPWLFLFGVEGDGWGATAAATAVHALDVDAQRWRRVGADGLRGRFLFSVAGVGDELYVVGGRSGDAGSVKTKTHKGVLVYSPLAGAWRKAASMRSARSRSVLGVFEMGTISRSILLARADKHVHRHANTGGGKFRLGGTSAVYEDPHRLSLRRLRLRDVLNDDADSSEFAATDAKVAGQEEERRAQQRLALIAVGGRGRWDEPLVSGEIYDPVTDKWFEIAGFPADVGLACSGAVCGQMFYVYCESDTLVAYHLDKGFWSVIQTSRPPPRLRDYAPTLLCCSSRLLMLCVSWCDRAGNGSASRRERVMRKLFELDLGSRRWGEASSHPDAPMDLNAAFAAGADTVYAVEMFRVFGKVLDFVTACRVSDTDDHRWRRLARNNAAADADAMSSKLKSMAVLHLQLLVRPFHCL, translated from the exons ATGCCGCGAGCTCTACAGAGATCTGGCAGCAACAGCCTCGCCGCCCTGCTGCGCGCCGACCCGCCGCCCAATGCCGCCATTGCCGACCAGGACGACGCCAagcggccggggaggaggaggaggcggcggaggaggagctgcctCAGGCTGCCGCTCGGGGTCGGAGCCGGGGGATGCCGCGTCTGCGCCTGCGACGAGATGGACCCCGCCACCGCGGCACCGCGCCGACGTGCCCCGGAGGAGAAggatgacgacgaggaggaggaggaggccgtgccGCCCGCCGCGCTGCAGTGCTTCTCGTGGAAGaagggggcggccgccgcccgcacgTCGGGGGTTGGGGATGGTGACAGGGtgatggtggaggaggtggaggcggcggcggcgtcgctgtcGGTTCTCCCTGACGACTTGATGGAGATGGTGCTCGGCCGGCTCCCGCTGGCGTCGCTCCTCGCCGCGCGCTGCGCGTGCAGGCGGTGGAGGGACCTCACCGTCGCGCCGCAGTTCATGCGGATGCGCCGCGTGGAGGCGCGGCCGCATCGGACGCCGTGGCTGTTCCTCTTCGGGGTGGAGGGGGACGGGtggggcgccaccgccgccgccacggccgtgCACGCGCTCGACGTGGACGCGCAGCGATGGCGCCGGGTTGGGGCGGACGGGCTCAGGGGGAGGTTCCTCTtctccgtcgccggcgtcggggaCGAGCTCTACGTCGTCGGCGGCCGGTCAGGGGACGCCGGCTCGGTGAAGACCAAGACCCACAAGGGTGTCCTCGTGTACAGCCCTCTCGCCGGCGCGTGGCGCAAGGCTGCTTCCATGCGGAGCGCGCGGTCACGGTCGGTGCTTGGGGTGTTCGAGATGGGGACCATCAGCCGCAGCATTCTCCTCGCCCGCGCCGACAAGCATGTTCACCGCCACGCCAACACCGGTGGCGGCAAGTTCCGGCTGGGTGGCACCTCCGCCGTGTACGAGGACCCCCACCGCCtttccctccgccgcctccggctccgGGACGTGCTGAACGACGACGCCGATTCCTCGGAGTTCGCTGCCACTGACGCCAAGGTTGCCGgacaagaagaggagaggagggctcAGCAAAGGCTCGCGCTCATCGCCGTGGGTGGGCGCGGGCGCTGGGACGAGCCGCTGGTGTCCGGCGAGATCTATGATCCGGTGACGGACAAGTGGTTCGAGATCGCCGGCTTCCCCGCCGACGTCGGGCTCGCCTGCTCCGGCGCCGTCTGTGGCCAGATGTTCTACGTGTACTGCGAGTCGGACACGCTCGTCGCCTACCACCTCGACAAGGGCTTCTGGTCCGTCATCCAGAcgtcccgcccgccgccgcggctccgCGACTACGCGCCGACGCTGCTGTGCTGCTCGTCGCGGCTGCTGATGCTCTGCGTCTCGTGGTGCGACCGCGCCGGCAACGGCTCGGCGAGCCGGCGGGAGAGGGTGATGCGCAAGCTGTTCGAGCTCGACCTCGGCTCGCGCCGGTGGGGCGAGGCGTCGTCGCACCCCGACGCGCCCATGGACCTCAACGCCgcgttcgccgccggcgcggacACCGTCTACGCCGTGGAGATGTTCAGGGTCTTCGGCAAGGTGCTCGACTTCGTGACGGCGTGCCGGGTCTCGGACACCGACGACCACCGGTGGCGCCGGCTCGCGCGGAACAacgccgccgcggacgccgaCGCCATGTCCAGCAAGCTGAAATCCATGGCGGTGCTGCACCT GCAGCTTTTGGTACGGCCATTTCATTGCTTGTAG